The following coding sequences lie in one Megalodesulfovibrio gigas DSM 1382 = ATCC 19364 genomic window:
- the rpsT gene encoding 30S ribosomal protein S20, with amino-acid sequence MANHDSALKRHRQSLKARLRNRAMKTRIKNVVKAVRLAVDDKNMDAASLALKNATAVLDKAATKKVIHWRNASRRISRLQVAVNGLSAAGEDA; translated from the coding sequence ATGGCCAATCACGATTCGGCGCTTAAGCGCCACCGGCAGAGCTTGAAGGCCCGTTTGCGCAACCGCGCCATGAAGACCCGTATCAAAAACGTCGTCAAGGCTGTGCGCTTGGCGGTTGACGACAAGAACATGGATGCCGCCAGCCTGGCTTTGAAGAATGCCACGGCCGTGCTGGACAAGGCAGCCACCAAAAAAGTGATCCACTGGCGCAACGCCTCCCGGCGTATCTCCCGCTTGCAGGTGGCCGTCAACGGCCTTTCTGCTGCCGGGGAAGACGCGTAA
- a CDS encoding molybdenum cofactor biosynthesis protein MoaE, with product MDITKTIEALKATPGFADNVGMILVHNGVVRGWSRKEPGSVAVVDIAADRERMELLRQEIEQRPGIFRVIVECHDGALTPGDDVLYLIVAGDIREHVIPAMAELLDRVKAEAVSKKENMQPAAS from the coding sequence ATGGACATCACCAAAACCATTGAAGCACTCAAGGCCACTCCAGGGTTTGCCGACAATGTCGGCATGATTCTCGTGCACAACGGCGTCGTGCGCGGCTGGTCCCGCAAGGAGCCCGGCAGCGTGGCCGTGGTGGATATTGCCGCCGACCGCGAGCGCATGGAACTGCTGCGGCAGGAAATCGAGCAACGGCCCGGGATTTTCCGCGTCATCGTGGAATGCCACGACGGCGCACTGACCCCCGGCGACGACGTGCTCTACCTCATCGTGGCTGGCGACATCCGCGAGCATGTCATCCCAGCCATGGCCGAGCTGCTGGACCGCGTCAAGGCCGAAGCAGTCTCCAAGAAAGAAAACATGCAGCCTGCGGCCAGCTAA
- a CDS encoding TrkH family potassium uptake protein, with protein sequence MRLGRTLFVVGAIVCCVGFSMAFPLLWGLMRGDAGALPMLQAMLTTLLCGGALLLGFRRSSQDSPLGHRDGMAIVSLGWVAAGVCGALPYLFGGVCGTVTDAVFESVSGFTTTGASILTDIEAVPESLLLWRSLTHWLGGMGIIVLSLAILPFLGVGGMQLYKAEAPGPTPDKLKPRIKDTAAILWKVYVGMSALECVLLLLGGMSLFDSLCHTFGTMATGGFSTRNSSVAAYDNAYIYWVITAFMFLAGMNFSLHYRLLSGHAKDIWKDGELRFYATVVLGSTVLIAWNIWGRHYDDAAEALTQSAFQVSSIITTTGFATADFEQWPAFSQMLLVLLMFVGGCAGSTGGGMKVVRILLMLKHCSMELIRLVHPRAVRHVKLGGRNVPPEVLSGVWGFFGLYLFCYVATSLALSAMDLDIVTSFTATLACISNIGPGLGTVGPAENFFHLPAAAKVLLTWCMLLGRLELYTVFILFVPEFWRK encoded by the coding sequence ATGCGCCTGGGCAGAACCCTGTTTGTGGTGGGGGCCATTGTCTGCTGCGTGGGATTCTCCATGGCGTTTCCGCTGCTGTGGGGATTGATGCGCGGGGATGCCGGGGCCCTGCCCATGCTGCAAGCCATGCTGACGACGCTGCTCTGCGGCGGCGCACTGCTGCTTGGATTTCGTCGCAGCAGCCAGGATTCGCCCCTGGGGCACCGCGATGGCATGGCCATCGTCAGCCTGGGATGGGTGGCGGCGGGGGTGTGCGGCGCGTTGCCGTATCTGTTCGGCGGCGTGTGCGGCACCGTCACGGATGCGGTCTTCGAGTCCGTCTCCGGCTTCACCACCACCGGAGCTTCCATCCTGACGGATATCGAGGCCGTGCCCGAAAGCCTGCTGCTGTGGCGCAGCCTGACGCATTGGCTGGGGGGCATGGGCATCATTGTGCTGTCCCTGGCCATCCTGCCGTTTTTGGGGGTGGGGGGGATGCAGCTGTACAAGGCCGAGGCCCCCGGCCCCACGCCAGACAAGCTCAAGCCGCGCATCAAGGACACGGCGGCCATCCTGTGGAAGGTCTATGTGGGCATGTCTGCCCTGGAATGCGTGCTGCTGCTGCTGGGCGGCATGAGTTTATTTGATTCCCTGTGTCACACCTTTGGCACCATGGCCACAGGCGGCTTTTCCACCCGCAACAGTTCCGTGGCGGCCTACGACAACGCGTATATCTACTGGGTCATCACTGCCTTCATGTTCCTGGCGGGCATGAACTTTTCCTTGCATTACCGGCTGCTGTCCGGACACGCCAAGGACATATGGAAGGATGGCGAACTGCGGTTTTACGCCACCGTGGTGCTGGGCAGCACCGTGCTCATTGCCTGGAACATCTGGGGACGCCACTACGATGATGCCGCGGAGGCGTTGACGCAGAGCGCGTTTCAGGTCAGCTCCATCATCACCACCACAGGTTTTGCGACGGCGGATTTTGAGCAATGGCCGGCGTTTTCGCAGATGTTGCTGGTGCTGCTGATGTTTGTGGGCGGCTGCGCCGGTTCCACGGGCGGCGGCATGAAGGTGGTGCGCATCCTGCTCATGCTCAAGCATTGCTCCATGGAGCTCATCCGTCTGGTGCACCCGCGGGCAGTGCGGCATGTGAAACTGGGCGGACGCAATGTGCCACCCGAGGTGCTGTCCGGCGTGTGGGGGTTCTTCGGTCTGTACCTGTTCTGCTATGTCGCTACGTCACTGGCTCTGTCAGCCATGGATCTGGATATCGTCACCAGCTTCACGGCCACGCTGGCCTGCATCAGCAACATCGGGCCCGGGCTCGGTACGGTGGGACCGGCGGAAAACTTCTTCCATCTGCCGGCGGCAGCCAAGGTGCTGCTGACGTGGTGCATGCTCCTGGGACGTCTGGAGCTGTACACGGTGTTCATCCTGTTTGTGCCGGAATTCTGGCGCAAATAA
- a CDS encoding tetratricopeptide repeat protein has translation MANSRMSGYGHAVWISWLGEQSAALSQTFLDYGGIHMASERHQSLWFFFTTDVFLALARLEIWARLNPLPVFVQVMPANLPVGFKLEITLSLESSLTQQQAPPVDEFTVLVHPKSVEAAKSIPGLTFTDIPKTPGLALQLWKRFGADPRLPYTTSLGWYMVLKPLGSAIDKSFQSGWREFFHRVEPLTKRLKLQYITHNFFVMLPLSNLRELRQWCKEFLLLVEQVKLEGGPYWPCVQGIVEKKGLNFNTDLHKKVLLDWDQLAPDFPHMSYRAALLLGEGFRINDVRFKVDEGSLADWCNVSLESGERSQDTELRVELPARLVVGPHGHCFYCGQRSHPLQECPSRQLDELDAEVWERLALLNFPAFESGLQEVDGLLAANPDSLPTLLREDRVPAQLVRAMFEIGSLFQFRMQAAVWRAFGREYPRGLHQMGPKANEASWEGLQLLQQGDLVNLERLITKELFRNPRSFPCTVLRGYAALERNDLLRAMQVFAEVEKLATTPLQQSSVIFLQGRVLEIQSKLQQASNYYKRAMQVSPRWLDALYRQGVCQVKMGFAEQAFGLFQNLIMRNPNYFNYALLDPELERGHMQMLAALSGLWLQAQARAEEERSLAEALRNDLGKWFPEGHPFHTEMSGRMTEMMKLTQVENYVAYARLAQQRALLGKEMMMQVEEEGRRIKKRFTNYLDRLKVVQRESSWFPFPKLLLEFNKEFNFCVKSINWSHSQHFQMAETFRKAADLVDTVDTKIANLEDRLKTLKIVRDSTLFVILMFRGFLWLGLASMLFSLLALPLLGFYGSSIGLGWAEDMTFRQQLELQGGLFVILAFLSLALSAVRTALVFDKRKEKIFREAEASARKMTEARAAQRSRNRALRTGNPSPSAQAVSKAPSKAKTKRG, from the coding sequence ATGGCAAACAGTCGCATGTCCGGCTACGGGCATGCGGTGTGGATTTCCTGGCTCGGAGAGCAGTCGGCCGCCTTGTCCCAGACATTTCTGGACTACGGCGGTATCCACATGGCGTCCGAGCGGCATCAGTCCCTGTGGTTCTTTTTCACCACAGATGTCTTCCTGGCGCTGGCCCGCCTGGAAATCTGGGCCCGGCTCAACCCGCTGCCCGTGTTCGTGCAGGTGATGCCCGCCAACCTGCCTGTGGGCTTCAAGCTGGAAATCACCCTGAGCCTGGAAAGCTCCCTGACCCAGCAGCAGGCCCCGCCGGTGGACGAATTCACCGTGCTCGTGCATCCCAAAAGCGTGGAGGCCGCCAAGTCCATCCCCGGCCTCACCTTTACGGATATTCCCAAAACCCCCGGCCTGGCGCTGCAGTTGTGGAAGCGCTTCGGGGCTGATCCGCGGCTGCCTTACACCACCTCCCTGGGCTGGTATATGGTGCTCAAGCCGCTGGGAAGCGCCATCGACAAGTCGTTCCAATCCGGCTGGCGGGAGTTTTTCCACAGGGTGGAGCCCCTGACCAAACGCCTTAAGCTGCAGTATATTACCCACAATTTTTTTGTGATGCTTCCCTTGAGCAACTTACGGGAGTTGCGACAGTGGTGCAAGGAATTCCTGCTTCTTGTGGAGCAGGTAAAGCTTGAGGGCGGGCCGTACTGGCCGTGCGTGCAGGGTATTGTGGAGAAAAAAGGTCTGAATTTCAATACAGACCTGCACAAAAAAGTGCTCCTGGACTGGGATCAGCTGGCGCCGGATTTCCCGCACATGTCGTACCGCGCGGCCCTGCTGCTCGGGGAAGGGTTTCGCATCAACGATGTGCGCTTCAAGGTGGACGAGGGCTCCCTGGCGGACTGGTGCAACGTCTCCCTGGAAAGCGGGGAACGCAGCCAGGATACGGAACTGCGGGTGGAACTGCCTGCGCGGCTGGTGGTGGGGCCGCACGGCCACTGTTTTTATTGCGGCCAGCGCAGTCACCCCCTGCAGGAATGCCCCAGCCGTCAACTGGACGAACTGGACGCCGAAGTGTGGGAACGGCTGGCGCTGCTCAATTTTCCCGCCTTTGAGAGCGGGTTGCAAGAAGTGGACGGGTTGTTGGCCGCCAATCCGGACTCGCTGCCTACCCTGTTGCGGGAGGATCGCGTGCCTGCCCAGCTGGTGCGGGCCATGTTTGAAATCGGCTCCCTGTTTCAGTTCAGGATGCAGGCTGCGGTGTGGCGGGCCTTTGGTCGGGAATATCCCAGGGGACTGCACCAGATGGGCCCCAAGGCCAATGAGGCCAGCTGGGAGGGGCTGCAGTTGTTGCAGCAGGGGGATTTGGTCAATCTGGAACGGCTCATCACCAAGGAGCTGTTCCGGAACCCGCGCAGTTTTCCCTGCACCGTGCTGCGTGGCTATGCAGCCCTGGAGCGCAACGATCTGTTGCGGGCCATGCAGGTGTTTGCCGAAGTGGAAAAGCTGGCCACCACGCCGTTGCAGCAGAGTTCTGTGATTTTTTTGCAAGGCCGGGTGCTGGAAATCCAGAGCAAGCTGCAGCAGGCCTCCAATTATTACAAGCGGGCGATGCAGGTGTCCCCCCGCTGGCTGGATGCCTTGTATCGCCAGGGCGTGTGCCAGGTGAAGATGGGTTTTGCGGAACAGGCTTTCGGGCTGTTCCAGAATCTCATCATGCGCAACCCGAACTACTTTAACTACGCGTTGCTGGATCCGGAGCTGGAGCGCGGGCACATGCAGATGCTCGCGGCCCTCTCCGGATTGTGGCTCCAGGCCCAGGCGCGTGCCGAGGAAGAGCGCAGCCTTGCCGAGGCGCTGCGCAACGATCTGGGCAAGTGGTTTCCCGAAGGGCATCCGTTCCACACGGAGATGTCCGGGCGCATGACCGAGATGATGAAGCTGACGCAGGTGGAAAACTACGTGGCGTATGCCCGTCTTGCCCAGCAACGCGCCCTGCTGGGCAAGGAGATGATGATGCAGGTGGAGGAGGAGGGCCGGCGCATCAAGAAGCGGTTCACCAACTACCTGGACCGTCTCAAGGTGGTGCAGCGCGAGTCAAGCTGGTTCCCTTTCCCCAAGCTGCTGCTGGAGTTCAACAAGGAATTCAATTTCTGCGTCAAGAGCATCAACTGGTCCCACTCGCAGCATTTCCAGATGGCGGAAACGTTCCGCAAGGCAGCCGACTTGGTGGATACGGTGGACACCAAGATCGCCAACCTCGAAGACCGGCTCAAGACACTCAAGATTGTACGGGATTCCACGCTGTTCGTGATTCTCATGTTCCGCGGCTTCTTGTGGCTTGGTCTGGCCAGCATGCTGTTTTCCCTGCTGGCGCTGCCGCTGCTTGGATTCTACGGCAGCAGCATCGGCCTTGGCTGGGCCGAGGATATGACATTCCGGCAGCAGCTGGAACTGCAGGGGGGCCTGTTCGTCATCCTGGCCTTTCTTTCCCTGGCGCTTTCCGCAGTGCGCACGGCGCTGGTCTTCGACAAGCGCAAGGAAAAGATTTTCCGCGAGGCCGAGGCCTCGGCCCGCAAGATGACGGAAGCCCGCGCTGCCCAGCGCAGCCGTAACAGGGCGCTGCGTACCGGGAATCCTTCACCCTCGGCTCAGGCAGTGAGCAAGGCGCCGTCCAAAGCCAAAACCAAGCGGGGATGA
- the trkA gene encoding Trk system potassium transporter TrkA, with product MRIIIVGAGEVGYHIARRLSQEDKQVVVIDVRADALRRLTDIADVQTIQGSGSSPRVLDEAGIHDASIVLAVTDSDEINLIACFFANLLSPKALKLARLRNEEYTLYRDAFSSELLNISTIINPEVEVIKSIEHMIAVPGALEFMEFAAGRVKMVGMRVGQGPLTGVRLPQLRSRMGELRFIIAALVRGERVIIPTGKDSIQPDDLVYFVCQEQDLAAVSRAFGAAQRTVKDVLVIGGGSTGLRLTARFEDKGYHVKLVEKDPARCEVLAERLNRAIVLHGDGTDQELLAEENASGMDLVVSVTGDEETNILSSLLAKSMGAGKTITRINKTAYLPLLRAIGIEHSFSPRLSAVNSILRYVRRGKILSSVSIKGDQAEALEAVVQESSQLVGIPLKDLDFPSGALILCILRGDEVLLPGGETRLQPQDRVILIALRTAMPKVEQALSATTGAA from the coding sequence ATGCGCATCATTATTGTGGGCGCAGGGGAGGTTGGCTATCATATTGCGCGCCGCTTGTCCCAGGAGGATAAGCAGGTGGTGGTTATCGACGTGCGGGCGGACGCTCTCAGGCGTCTGACTGACATTGCCGATGTGCAGACCATCCAGGGCTCGGGCTCCAGCCCCCGCGTGCTGGACGAGGCCGGCATCCACGACGCGAGCATCGTTCTCGCCGTGACCGACTCCGATGAGATCAACCTCATTGCCTGTTTTTTTGCCAACCTGCTTTCACCCAAGGCCCTCAAGCTGGCCCGCCTGCGCAACGAGGAATACACCCTCTACCGCGATGCCTTCTCCAGCGAGCTTCTGAACATCTCCACCATCATCAACCCTGAGGTGGAGGTTATCAAGAGCATTGAGCACATGATCGCCGTGCCCGGAGCCCTGGAGTTCATGGAGTTCGCGGCAGGCCGGGTCAAGATGGTGGGCATGCGGGTGGGGCAGGGGCCTCTCACGGGAGTGCGGCTGCCGCAACTGCGTTCGCGCATGGGCGAGTTGCGCTTCATCATCGCGGCCCTGGTGCGCGGCGAACGGGTGATCATCCCCACGGGCAAGGATTCCATCCAGCCAGACGACCTCGTCTATTTCGTCTGCCAGGAACAGGATTTGGCCGCCGTGAGCCGGGCGTTCGGTGCGGCCCAGCGCACGGTCAAGGATGTGCTGGTCATCGGCGGCGGCTCCACGGGCCTGCGCCTGACCGCCCGTTTTGAGGACAAAGGCTATCACGTGAAGCTGGTGGAGAAGGACCCCGCCCGCTGTGAGGTGCTGGCCGAACGGCTCAACCGCGCCATCGTGCTGCACGGCGACGGTACCGACCAGGAACTGCTGGCCGAGGAAAACGCCTCGGGCATGGATCTGGTGGTGTCCGTCACCGGGGATGAAGAAACGAACATCCTTTCCTCGCTGCTGGCCAAGTCCATGGGCGCGGGCAAGACCATCACCCGCATCAACAAAACCGCCTACCTGCCACTGTTGCGGGCCATTGGCATTGAGCACAGCTTCAGCCCCCGGCTCTCTGCGGTGAATTCCATCCTGCGCTACGTGCGGCGCGGCAAGATTCTGAGCTCCGTCTCCATCAAGGGCGACCAGGCCGAGGCCCTGGAGGCCGTGGTCCAGGAGAGCTCGCAGCTGGTGGGCATTCCATTGAAGGATCTGGATTTCCCCAGCGGGGCGCTTATCTTGTGCATTCTGCGGGGGGACGAGGTGCTGCTGCCCGGTGGAGAAACCCGATTGCAGCCCCAGGATCGCGTCATCCTCATCGCCCTGCGCACGGCCATGCCCAAAGTGGAGCAGGCCCTTTCCGCCACCACCGGAGCGGCATAA
- a CDS encoding adenylate kinase: MNILIFGPNGSGKGTQGNLVKDKYSLAHIESGGIFREHIGGGTELGKKAKEFIDRGDLVPDDITIPMVLETLESKGKDGWLLDGFPRNTVQAQKLFEALQEKGMKINFVIEILLPREVAKNRIMGRRICKNNPNHPNNIFIEAIKPNGDVCRVCGGALSARADDQDEGAINKRHDIYYNTVDGTLAAAYYYKNMAAKEGFVYIELDGEGSIDSIKDTLLAQLA; this comes from the coding sequence GTGAATATCTTGATTTTCGGGCCCAACGGCAGCGGCAAAGGTACCCAGGGCAACCTTGTGAAGGACAAATACAGCCTGGCTCACATCGAGTCCGGCGGCATTTTCCGTGAACACATCGGCGGCGGTACCGAGCTTGGCAAGAAAGCCAAGGAATTCATCGATCGCGGCGACCTGGTGCCCGACGACATCACCATCCCCATGGTGCTGGAAACCCTGGAATCCAAGGGCAAGGACGGCTGGCTGCTGGACGGCTTCCCCCGCAACACCGTGCAGGCACAGAAGCTCTTTGAAGCCCTGCAGGAAAAGGGGATGAAGATCAACTTTGTGATCGAAATCCTCCTCCCGCGCGAAGTGGCCAAGAACCGCATCATGGGCCGCCGCATCTGCAAGAACAATCCCAATCATCCCAACAACATTTTCATTGAGGCCATCAAGCCCAACGGCGACGTGTGCCGTGTGTGCGGTGGTGCTCTTTCCGCCCGCGCCGACGACCAGGACGAAGGCGCCATCAACAAGCGCCACGACATCTACTACAACACCGTGGATGGCACCCTGGCCGCCGCCTACTACTACAAGAACATGGCTGCGAAGGAAGGCTTCGTCTACATCGAACTGGACGGCGAAGGCTCCATCGACTCCATCAAGGATACCTTGCTGGCCCAGCTCGCCTAG